The DNA segment ACTTCATTTTGATGAAAATAGAGAagattgaaaaagttgaaaatagaGTATGAAATAAAGTGTCCACCTATGTAAATGCtcactcctttttttttatagatgccTTCTACATTCTCTTTAGGTTTATCTATTTTACTTTATGTCTTATCCTCGTTTTTTTATATCTCATTTGTACGTTAGTCCACTCATATTTTAACTGTCTCTCTTCATTATTCTATCTTTCTCTCTTGACCCATATTTACCTTTCCTCTTTTCCAATTGGATCTATCTATATTAAAATGTTTTACAATGAGACATGTCAATTCGtaatttgtttttacaaaccTCTCGTAACTAACTTGTTTGAATTCAgagttaaaataagatgagatgagataaaagataaaattgaataaaatattattattattattttaagatttaaaaaaattgaattacttattatattttatatagaaatttaaagaagttatactgataagataagatgagatgagataatttgaaatgagataaaatcaCCTCTCAATCCAAACGAGGCTCACAATATAAATtcgtaaattataaattatgttttaaaccaagatattattataaaaatataaatttgtaagaatattgtttattattttaaaatttttacaatgaTATCAATACATAAAATTCCAATAAATGCAAATAACATTAGAGAGAGTAAGGCTCCGTTTGGTTATATAGaaaagatgagatgttttgaatagtaattaataaaatattattataatataattttttattattaattttgtattaagatttgaaaaaattaaattatttattatattttatataaaaatttaaaaaaataaaaataaaaatttgagataaaataagataaaatattttattttaattaatcaatcCAAACTTAACAGAAACTCACAATTAttgccttttcttttaacttttttatttttttaattggggGGACCAAAGATATTTTAGGAATATATGattgaaaagttgaaaagatattcaaatttcaacctcattaatttctataatttgtTCTTTGGGAAACAGGCCCTCTAGATTACTtcctatttatttataaaaaaaatataattataagtataattatatactaacttatatattaatataatatatttgattaaaaaataaattttattaaaaataatattaatttaaattttaaatataaataaattaatattaatatacaaattaatatataactatatttatatataataaaattcttatttataatattagcATAATCCTTTGACCTTGGCGTTTGCAGCCCAAcccaaagaaataaataaaaaattagagtttAAACATTTCACTACTCATTAAAAGgtaaggaaataaaataaaataatagataagAATCCAAATTAGGTAAGcaaatataataacaaatgattCTGTTCAGAAACAGTAAAGTCCACACAGACATCATATCACAAAGCATAAAAACACCGCTATTCTGCTCTCACAAACTCATCTCCGCCACCATTTTCGCACAATAATCACAGCCacccagctctctctctctctctccgaatCTCTCCAGAACCCGATTCAAATCTCTCCGAGTAAATCCCTGAAAATATCAATCGTAAGCAAAGCACATCCTTACCCATTATCACATATACACGAGAAATCCGTACATACTTTCACAAAATCCACCAGAACCGATTCGAGAAACCTAGCTATCAACAGCAATGACGGACATATTGTTCTCAAAGCTCCCCGAAGACGTCGTGCTCAACATCTTCTTCAAGCTAGAAGACGATCCGCGCAACTGGGCCCGGCTTGCCTGTGTCTGCACTAAGTTCTCGTCCCTCATCCGCACCGTTTGTTGGCGGCACAAGTGCTCCAACACCATCCCCTCCGTCGTCTCCGATCTGCTCTCCTCCTCCGCCACCAGCTCCTCCTGCCCTCCAGGCTGGGCCGCACTTCACAAGGTCTCCGTCTGCTGCCCGGGCCTCCTTCACGCCGGCGTGCTCCTTGAGAACTCGGATTTCGGTCTGGAACGAGAACTCGGACCCGACGAGATTTACCGAGACTCATTTCCGACTCCATCATCTGTCATAACACCATCCTCCACCGAACCATGCCCGAGCCATCATATAGACGAGGTCGTCAATTCAGAAGGTGCTTGTGCCTGGTCCCTCTATGACGACCTGTATTTTGATACTATTTACAACCTTTCGGATTCCCAAGACGTTCCTCAGGTTTTTGACGGTGAAGAGGACGTTGTTGTCGATGTCGGTGTTGTTGCGGTGGAGGGAGAATACTCGGTGCCGAAGAGGAGGAAAATCTCTTGGGGTATGCGGTCGCATTTGGCTTCTGGGGTTTGGAATCTGAGCCGGGAGCAAGGGAGTAAGCTCCTCGCGAGACAGTTCCGCGATGATTGTTTGTACGTTTGCGATTGGCCAGGGTGTGTTCACATTGAGGAGAAGCGGAGTTACATGATTTTCAGAGGGATTTTCAAGAACTTCAAGAGATCCCGGGTGTGGAGGACCATAAACGATGGGAATAGGAGCAAGGTCGACGTGAATTGTGCGTTCTGTGCGTGCAAAGAAACTTGGGATCTTCACTCCGCGTTCTGTTTGAGACGGAGTTTCGGGTACCACGACGATGGTGAGCCGGTTGTTCGAGCTTATGTCTGCGAGAATGGGCATGTCTCCGGGGCGTGGACGGATTCTCCATTGTATACGTAGTATAAATGTTGTTATTGATTCTAATTTTATCTTACGTACATTTTAAGTGGCTTTTCAGTTGACTAAACTCGCTTAATTGTATACTTCGATCGGCATGATTGAAGATGATAAAATCTAGATTCTAGATGAAGAGTAGGATTGCTCTACGCCTAATGCTCTCAATCATGATTTATGCCTATGTTTATGTGTATCTTTGTTATGGTCTCTTGGTTCTTCCATTTCTCCATGTATCTAATGATCATAGGATTTTAAGGTACCAAGAAACTCTAATGTATTTGTTTCATGTCTATggtgttcttcttcttttccctgTGCATCTGCGGATTTGTTGTCTGTTGTTGTTACATGTATGACATGTTTCCCAGTGTGATTTGAATTTAATCAAGGAACAAATGGTTTGAACTTTCAAATTAGTTTGTGCTGTGGTTGTGAAATTTGGTTGAGAAAGGTTTTCATCAATTTATGCATATTATCCTTATTGTTTTGATGAAGATTGAGTTGTTGAACTTTGGGATCTAAATATCGGTTCGGTTAACAACTTGCAATTCAATGCTCTTTTCATCGTGCTTCCTTTGCCAtgtgttgttttcttttgtatatgcCAAGATAAGATTGTGACAGATAATCATAGAAATGTTGATACTTTGGATCAGAAGAAAACCAACCAGGCTAAAAGTAAAGAACTAGAAGTTTGCTGAGGAATAAATCTCACAGTAGACGAGATCTTAgaaatgtttataaataatgacCAATCTTTTCTTATTGAACTGATTTTATAAGGTAAATTAGGcttatgaatttcttcatgATATTAAAGTCTATCATTGGGAGAATGCGGACCACGCTGCTTATCTTGTGATAaggatcaagaaaaatattggCTTGCATATAAAAGAGggtgttgaggaataaatctcacattgcCTTTAGATAAAGTCTTGGACATGTTTATAAGCAATgagtaatattttcttattgaaTCGGTTTTATGAGATAAGTTAGgttcaaaaatttctttgaagTGCAATTAATGTGAGGGTTACTgggaagatcaaattaatgggaagaaaacttctaggaaatcgatttcacctacttcttcactatgcttttctcattcagctaatttaatttaaatcttttttgtctattagcaaatctctaattcatccaaaagcctctttcgatagtcaattggaattgactcttggttatcaattcacacaagaatatgcaaattcaataatcaagaacgcaataagactaatgatttaattactacataggttcatacaagtctttcgatctctatacttacctatgctgaaatatccaagatctaccctatgattccctcttttgacagcaaatcacaagattgcttatcatctaatcaatgaccagttaattagaagcaataaattcagaataaatcagataaacaaagagagaattgcattaaattagcatagacaatcaagcatagttcggaaataggttacatcgttttcctagaatgaagaaaatttagctcatgctagaaatggaattcaacataaacaaatttaccataattgttctgagaaaatggaaagaagaaaataaatactgaaaaatcctccttgcagcctcaactcgttgTCAAAAgttcaagggaacgattcaacgcttttctctcgtccgtgctcgtgtatgattccaacgtacgtgcaataattggaattccgtctctaaaaacagatgaattgaatccccctaactttgtttttctctcccaagaagtgttctccagtcaaaactcgcggccctagagtgaaaaattgcttttatatggtgtcacggcggaaaacctaaaatctgtcaaaatacgatgttcgctcgagcggggtgtcgagcgcacatcgagcgttcgactctgtctgatttctcTCGAGCATcctgtcgagcgcacgtcgagcgttcgactctgcctgatttcgctcgagcggccaatatctccgcttgagcgatctttgtttttcagcaatccgctcgagctccctgtcgagcggcagtcgagcgtttgaatctgcctgaatttgctcaagcggccaaaagcctccgctcgagcgaacttgtaaaatctgcaatatgaaatttttgcaagtcatcaaatacccccaaacttacaactttgtttgtcctcaaacagaaagaaaaacaaatgatagtttaggcaatatcgactcgacccgaaagagaagtatcatcactcaccaagcttttatgaatttagatttcatctttagtatcttactcttttaacatcaaagatgacgggaaaatcaataaaaaattttgcaatttgtcaagtaagagttaggcgtttacttcaacctaaagctaagaccttgagtgtgtgtgtgatataatcaatttaacctcaaaccacctgcaaactcagataaaagtagaacaaccaaaatcaaaagaattctcttaaaacttaacctcATAAGtctaattttcagaaatcctctccactaatgtagtcaacaccaaaatcagagatcaaaaggtttttaataaggttgtaatgataagcCACAGGGTGaaggttaagaaagaactggatatgagaaattaaatcaaactgggaaaatacttagtgaaaagaacattaaaagagaaactcacatgattcaaatcatagctctttcttggcaatatactcatacttgtggcattattattgctgtaatcactgatataataccaacacttcccttaacaaaatctgagataattcacactccgcttagcgacttctttttctttttctttttcttttcttcttcttcttcttctacttttttttttttttttagttcagtcacttcctttcttcttcttttttgatcaatcaaagcaaagataatacgtgatgaaaccaatttttctcttttaaatgtaactctccaccaaaatattttctcaaactatcaaaggtagattcattgttttttagGCTTAAagctggcatggtttatgtagttcaaagaataaataaaggctcatgaaggctcaagggggttgactatggaaacacaccatgtaatgatggcatgagatttaggacggctgggaaaactttttggttatgccaaagaaatgcttagatcatttctctgatatttggtctcaactaggatttcgcctcaaggacccatcaacggattctagagcaaagcaaaatcgaacctcgctctttcaattaattcaacttcttctcttcataaacaaaatggaataagagaaaaacgactatgcgctcaattatgttcaaggtcaaagatttaaaccaaagtacccacaaaacttcacttgacataaaagaaatttttgaaaatttttctcaaaaccatcttcaatcacaaatttcagagtcatagagaattcaatcttactccaatgcatgcttggtaagagaatcaaataacccatcaacaacccaagacttagaaaacaagaggatcaaatgattataggattTTACACctccaaacttaaactaaacaatgtcctcattgtgatgcaaaagtaaaaaggattgaagaaataaaggaacttccctggtttcatggtgaccTTTCtgaggttttaaaatttgggAAATGCTACACAACTTCTCAACACACCacactccactttttttttaattttttaatatttttttaatattttttttgaatttattatttttaaattaatttaattcttttattcattatttatatattaaatatttaataaaaaataaaataataaaaattaaaaaaaatgtggagtgtggggtgttgggaggttgtgaagattttttcttaaaattttccagctctttattcatgctaaataaccctgcatcaaaaaccaatttattaaaactaaataaataaagataggaaaataaatgaaagaaagaaagaaagatctatgggttgcctcccataagcgcttgttttaaagtctacagccagacttttcaatgatcatcaattaggatctccaagaggaataaatgcaaagttcctctccatttgctctccatagtagtgcttcaatctttgaccattaactctgaaaatattccctgtcttgtccttcaaatctactgctccaaaagagaaaacctcatgaattgtataaggacccgtccatcttgattttaactttcctgggaagagtttgagtcgtgaattgaagagtaaaacttgttgtcctggagcaaactctcgcctaagaatctgtttgtcatgccacttcttcgtcttttctttatagatctttgcattttcatatgcatcattccggaactcttccatctcattcaattgaagaagtcgcttttcacctgctgccttcaattcaaaattaaacttttttacagcccaataagctctatgctccaactctacaggaagatgacatgcctttccaaacactaatcggtatggagacattccgataggtgttttaaaggctgtacggtatgcccacaaagcatcatcaagcttcttcacccaattctttctattgattttgaccgtcttctcaaggatgttcttgatctctctatttgaaatttcagcttgaccattagtttgaggatggtaagcaagtgctatcttgtgcttcacaccatatttagaaagaagattctcaaacaacttgttgcaaaagtgagtcccttcatcactaataatagctcgcggagtgccaaatcttgtaaatatgttcttgtgcagaaatttgagcactacctttgcatcatttgttgttgtagcaattgcttccacccattttgacacatagtcaactgctaataagatataagcaaaaccaaaagaaggaggaaaaggccccataaaatctattccccaaacatcaaacaactcaacttctaagatacctttcagtggtaactcatgacgccttgaaatatttcccatacgttggcaccggtcacaagttttcaccaaagtgtaagtatcacgaaaaatagaaggccaatagaacccactttgaagtaccttagctgctgtacgagtggctccaaagtgtcctccatatgatgaggaatggcaatgatggaggatgtcttgcatctcttcttccggcacacatcttctaatgatttgatcagggcatcttttgaacaacaaaggctcatcccaaagataatgattcacatcatgcaaaaatttcttacgttgatggtaagtaagatcaggtggtaactttacaagctagataattaacaatatcaacataccacggaagcttgatctcacatgcaaacaactgctcatcagggaatgcctcttggaccactgaatctggtctttcttcctcttgctctaaccgagagagatggtcagccactaaattttcacttcccttcttatctcgaatctccaaatcaaattcttgaagaaggaggattcaacgaattagccttggcttagcatccttcttgccaaacaaatagcgaagtgctgcatgatcagtgaacactatcacctttgtcccaatgaggtaagaccgaaatttgtcacaaacaaataccacagcaaacatctccttctcagttgtcgtataattcaactgagcttcattcaatgtccggcttgcataatagatggctctaaacagcttgtttcgcctttgccccaacactgctccaattgcaaagtcacttgcatcgcacataacttcaaaaggttgactccaatcaggcacaatcacaattggtgctgaaattagcttctcttTGAGTGCATTAagggcctgcaaacaaacaacatcaaagtcaaatgcagaatttttctcaagaagattacataaaggtttagagagtttagaaaaatccttgataaatcttctataaaatcccgcatgtcccagaaaacttctgattcccttcacattctttggaggtggtagtttctctatggttgcaattttggctcgatccacctcaattcctttagatgacactctatggcccaacacgatcccttcttgaaccatgaaatgacacttctcccagtttaggactagatttttatcttcacatctctgcaaaacaagagctaagttatgcaaacaatgatcaaaagatgtaccaaaaactgaaaagtcatccatgaatacttccattatatcttccaccatgtcagaaaagatagacatcatgcaacgttgaaatgtcgcaggggcgttgcacaatccaaaaggcatcctcctaaaagcaaatgttccataggggcatgtgaatgtagttttctcttgatcttcaggagctatagcaatctgattataccccgaataaccatccaaaaaataatagtaggagtacccagccaatcgatccaacatctgatcaatgaatggaagtggaaaatgatcattccttgttgctttattcaacttgcggtaatccatgcatacacgccatcccgtgaccgttcttgtaggaatgaactcattattgtcatttttcaccaccgtcattccaccattctttggtacaacttgcactggacttacccatgaactatctgaaatagcatatataattccagcattaaggagtttcaaaatttcagctctcactacttccttcattgctggatttaatcttctttggtgctcaattatTGGCTTGTAaaactcctccattaaaatcttgtgcatgcaaatggagggacttattccttttatgtcagaaatagtccatcccaaggctgttctatgctccctcaatacacgcagcaacttttcctcttcttcgggtgtgagtgatgtagcaacaatcactggaaatgtatcattatcacccaagaatgtatagcgaagatgctcaggtaattgcttcaactccggagtatttttctgcatcttttctttatcattttcagattcactctttggtgcCACCgactctagcttccccacttcattactaaatgatgtaacctgctgcaatgctcccaaagcaaaaacatagtggagaaattcttcactaacaaaaggcaagtcagattcacaaacagcagaattattaaaatcaaaagcatgagatgaagaggtgatatagcgttctaggtggtcggatgacatatcttcttgaaaggcctcttctacacattgcttaatgacatctacccgaaagcaagtacttggatcttctggaaatttcatggcttggtagatgttgaacacaacctcttccttgtttactctcaatgtcaattcacccttttgaacatcaattaaagctcttcccgtggccaagaatggtcggccaagaattagagggacatcttcatcttcctccatatctaacaccacaaaatcagcaggaaaaatgaatttatccacttttaccaatacatcttctatgatcccacgtggatacttgatggatcgatccgctagttgcaaggaaattgttgtatgcttcatctctccaagtcctaatttcctgcaaacagaaagtggcataagattaatgctagcaccaagatcacataagactctatcaaaaaatgaatctccaatagtgcaaggcaaagtgaaactccccggatcttttaatttttgaggcaatttcttctgaagaatggcactgcattcttcagaaagtttcactgtttcaaactcctccaaccttctcttcttggaaatgatgtccttcagaaatttgacataatttggcatttgttccaaagtatctgcaaaaggaatattaatgtgaattttcttaaaaatatccaaaaatttagaaaattgcttatttagtttttgcttttgaaaacgctgagggtaaggaagtggaggagcaagaatagtaggattgtcaggaaatgaaattgcaggaggcaagtcggtcttctctagtgtatcattgacactctcctcttcttctacttgatctttgctttggccattgtttgcagcggtaggggtggacttgttctcctttaatggtgccctctcaatttcttttccactcctaagtgtgatgaccTTGCATTGTTcatttggattcacttcagtgttgctaggaaaagctcctctttgttgggcattgatggtagtggctagttgcccaatttgcacttcaagattcttcatagtggctcccatattgcgacaatgagtctcaatgttgtccaaccttgaatcagtctttttaaaccttgcattggtctcctgaacaaaggaaaccatggcatcctcaagtgacatcttcttctcgcttggttggctatcaaatcctggaggaggttgaggttgcaacacattcttggtatttccatatgacaaattctcatgatttctaagccctggatgatagtaatttggcataggattaccacgatagttgtagttccgattgttgacatattgaacttgttcttgactcgcctcattgtttggaactatcatacttgtagatgctacatattctgtactttgtggtatcttttgtgttgtcaaggctaaaatctgatgagatagagtagcaacttgagctgaaagggctgctataggctccaagtcatgaattccagcaaccttcttagccaaagtcctctcagttggccattgatagttgtttgaggccatttcttccaaaagtgcagtagcaccttcagctgtcttcgacatcaaagttccaccagaagcagcatcaactatagttcgagtttgcccatttaacctattatagaacatctgaacttgcaaccaatctggcaatccatgttgtgggcaacgtcgaaccaagtctttatacctctcccaagcttcatagagtgactcaaaatcattttgcttgaactggccaatctcactcctgagttgggctgtttttgcaggaggaaagaatttagcaagaaacctctcagccatgtcctgccaactaacgatgcttcccggttgtagagattgtagccaacctctagccttgtccctcaaagagaaaggaaacaatctcagtctaatggtgtcttcagtaacaccattgatcttcacagtgtcgcaaatctccaagaacattgccaagtgaatattgggatcatcaagtggcgatccactgaattgagcctgctgcaccatgctaatcaaagctggtttgagctcaaagttgttggcattaattggctggcgcattatgctcgagtaatttccattcacaactggccgtacatagtccttcaagatgcgtggtagtacctcacgatcttcttcagccatggctagtatcttatttcttcttagtgatctgagagttctttcaatctccggatcaacaggaataatatcacgagatctagcacggcgcatccaatgtcaaaaacacacctgtagaacaaattaaaacaaaattctaaattaaaaccaagattactttgtatcgatattgacaaaaagaataagaataaaccaatccccggcaacggcgccaaaaacttgaccggtgcaaaactgcaagtgcacagtatcgtagttttatagtaaagtaataagaagagtatcgttctCAGgaattagtaccttacgtttgccaaataccaaaattatactaaacttgattttatctagaggaatcactaagatttttgtagttgcaatttaaactagatcaactcaaagaaaaatatgtaaaggaaataacactgacgttcgaagatcaaattaatgggaagaaaacttctaggaaatcgatttcacctacttcttcactatgcttttctcatccagctaatttaatttaaatctctttcgtctattagcaaatctctaattcatccaaaagtctctttcgatagtcaattggaattgactcttggttatcaattcacacaagaatatgcaaattcaataatcaagaacgcaataagaccaatgatttaattactatata comes from the Carya illinoinensis cultivar Pawnee chromosome 8, C.illinoinensisPawnee_v1, whole genome shotgun sequence genome and includes:
- the LOC122274734 gene encoding phytochrome A-associated F-box protein-like encodes the protein MTDILFSKLPEDVVLNIFFKLEDDPRNWARLACVCTKFSSLIRTVCWRHKCSNTIPSVVSDLLSSSATSSSCPPGWAALHKVSVCCPGLLHAGVLLENSDFGLERELGPDEIYRDSFPTPSSVITPSSTEPCPSHHIDEVVNSEGACAWSLYDDLYFDTIYNLSDSQDVPQVFDGEEDVVVDVGVVAVEGEYSVPKRRKISWGMRSHLASGVWNLSREQGSKLLARQFRDDCLYVCDWPGCVHIEEKRSYMIFRGIFKNFKRSRVWRTINDGNRSKVDVNCAFCACKETWDLHSAFCLRRSFGYHDDGEPVVRAYVCENGHVSGAWTDSPLYT